One region of Camelina sativa cultivar DH55 chromosome 6, Cs, whole genome shotgun sequence genomic DNA includes:
- the LOC104791672 gene encoding peptidyl-prolyl cis-trans isomerase PASTICCINO1 produces MAVGDQTEQNNLPKKKKSETEDDKRRKNIVPGSLLKAVVRPGGGDSSPVDGDQVIYHCTVRTLDGVVVESTRSECGGRGVPIRDVLGKSKMILGLLEGIPTMHKGEIAMFKMKPEMHYAEKDCPVSAPGNFPEDDELHFETELLDFFKAKIASEDLGVVKKILNEGEGWESPREPYEVKARISAKSGDGQVIFSHTEEPYFFTFGKSEVPKGLEIGMGTMARKEKAVIYVRKQYLTDSPLMHIDQDLEEVHFEVELVHFIQVRDMLGDGRLIKRRIQDGRGEFPMDCPLQDSRLSVHYKGMLLNEEKSVFYDSKIDNNDQPLEFSSGEGLVPEGFEMCTRLMLPGEIALVTCPPDYAYDKFPRPPGVPEGAHVQWEIELLGFETPRDWTGLNFQSIMDEAEKIRSTGNRLFKEGKFELAKAKYEKVLREFNHVNPQDDDEGKIFGDTRNMLHLNVAACLLKLGEWRKSIETCNKVLEAKPGHVKGLYRRGMAYIAGGEYDDARNDFNMMIKVDKSSEADATAALLKLKQKEQEAENKARKQFKGLFDKKPGEITEVGTEIREESKTIEEVDETKDIDEDEIQEEEGTTTVSTERKKKGWPFLKNVMLQIGMQLGVVLIGILIFQFVNAKFT; encoded by the exons ATGGCGGTGGGAGATCAGACGGAGCAGAATAACttgccgaagaagaagaaatccgAAACGGAAGACGATAAGAG GAGGAAGAACATTGTTCCAGGGAGCTTGTTAAAAGCAGTGGTTAGACCTGGAGGAGGTGATTCGAGCCCTGTTGATGGTGATCAG GTTATCTATCATTGCACTGTACGGACATTGGATGGTGTAGTAGTGGAATCGACGAGGTCAGAATGTGGAG GGAGAGGTGTACCTATAAGAGATGTTTTGGGGAAGAGCAAAATGATCCTTGGATTGCTCGAAGGAATTCCCACTATGCACAAGGGTGAAATTGCTATG ttcaAGATGAAACCTGAAATGCATTATGCAGAGAAGGATTGTCCAGTCTCAGCTCCAGGGAATTTTCCAGAAGATGATGAGCTTCATTTTGAGACTGAattgttggatttttttaaaGCCAAG ATTGCAAGTGAAGATCTGGGGGTCGTCAAGAAG ATTCTAAATGAAGGTGAGGGATGGGAATCTCCAAGAGAACCTTATGAAGTAAAAGCCAG GATATCTGCTAAATCCGGTGACGGACAAGTGATCTTCTCTCACACAGAAGAACCTTATTTCTTCACGTTTGGAAAATCTGAG GTGCCTAAAGGTCTTGAAATTGGAATGGGAACTATGGCTCGGAAGGAGAAGGCAGTTATATATGTTCGCAAGCAGTACCTGACTGACTCTCCTTTGATGCATATCGATCAAGACCTTGAAGAAGTTCATTTTGAGGTTGAACTGGTCCATTTCATTCAG GTGCGTGACATGCTTGGAGATGGACGTCTCATAAAACGTCGAATTCAAGATGGAAGAG GTGAGTTTCCCATGGATTGTCCACTCCAAGACAGCCGGTTAAGCGTTCACTACAAGGGCATGCTTCTCAATGAAGAGAAGTCTGTCTTCTATGATAGCAAGATTGACAATAATGATCAGCCGTTGGAGTTCAGTTCTGGAGAAGGATTG GTCCCTGAGGGATTTGAGATGTGTACTCGTTTGATGCTACCTGGGGAGATTGCTCTTGTTACATGCCCCCCTGATTATGCATATGACAAGTTTCCAAG ACCACCTGGCGTTCCTGAAGGTGCACATGTTCAGTGGGAGATTGAGCTTCTTGGTTTTGAAACGCCAAGA GACTGGACTGGTTTGAACTTCCAAAGCATCATGGACGAGGCAGAAAAGATCAGAAGCACG GGTAATAGGCTTTTCAAAGAAGGAAAATTTGAGCTCGCAAAAGCAAAGTACGAAAAG GTACTCAGGGAATTTAATCATGTAAACCCGCAAGATGACGATGAAGGAAAAATATTTGGTGACACAAGG AATATGTTACATCTGAATGTTGCGGCATGTTTGCTTAAATTGGGAGAGTGGAGGAAGTCTATAGAGACGTGCAATAAG GTCTTAGAAGCAAAGCCAGGCCATGTGAAAGGTCTCTACCGCCGCGGAATGGCTTACATTGCAGGTGGAGAGTATGATGACGCTAGAAATGACTTTAATATg ATGATCAAAGTGGACAAATCATCGGAAGCTGATGCCACAGCTGCTCTGTTGAAATTGAAGCAGAAGGAACAG GAAGCGGAAAACAAAGCTAGAAAGCAGTTCAAAGGATTATTCGACAAGAAACCGGGGGAGATAACCGAAGTGGGTACAGAAATAAGAGAGGAGTCTAAAACTATAGAAGAAGTAGATGAGACAAAGGATATTGATGAAGACGAAatacaggaagaagaaggaacgaCAACGGTGAGCAcggaaaggaagaagaaagggtGGCCTTTTCTGAAGAACGTGATGCTACAAATCGGAATGCAGCTCGGTGTTGTTCTGATAGGGATTTTGATATTCCAGTTTGTGAATGCTAAATTTACATGA